A region of Nitrospinota bacterium DNA encodes the following proteins:
- a CDS encoding sensor histidine kinase yields MKFTWSVGRIVLTPEFIKTYSLMAFAVILISLFTLSAAVYSYETEITDRAQAGHDGMAHRLTKEMSLYFEEAAFQLQLVADNMDILSVTPETAKLALDATNADAFDFLDIYLYDTQKNVITSTAVEGLMETTLTDDDKLLFFPVVEDVTFSKVKFTKNKVPYVSIAVPFYDRGLVVGMLIGHLNLKRLWWWIDEVNTGRVMRLTIIQPKTGVIVADQAKKKVSTTYRHWPPRGKLSKANAWPGIIVHDGSGLKYLTYNRTFGFPLVLAITTDLTVYEANIASMRMNTAGICFLALLLCLLVTLRVTYKLMRNQLIMEDAMSMYEKHQLEADDPSLEKAGGLVKSFGSMIQNVDKERRQEIIQESLSNVGRMTSILAHDLRHGLHVILNVVYMMDQLDDSLKGIIVKTVHDLTTKTSDMMDFIRANKVDPRPTSVGSVALQAMETVKYSERAKDRDISITEDGNSKVTIVLDRQRMIAALANLMRNSVEAGAKKVTLSTKRIGDNIEFIVVDDGPGIPLELREKVWLPFFSTKSKGFGIGLALVETVARAHGGEAYIETTGEKGTDIRMLMPLVPPKYHGALYEVDELGGLSDEARLMVESVDTRGKNIR; encoded by the coding sequence GTGAAGTTCACCTGGAGCGTGGGTAGGATCGTCCTTACCCCGGAATTCATTAAAACCTACTCCCTCATGGCCTTTGCCGTAATCTTGATAAGCCTTTTCACCCTTAGCGCCGCCGTTTACTCTTACGAAACCGAGATTACAGACCGGGCGCAGGCGGGGCACGACGGGATGGCCCACCGTCTCACAAAGGAAATGTCGCTTTACTTCGAGGAGGCCGCGTTCCAGCTTCAACTTGTGGCCGACAATATGGATATCCTCAGCGTCACCCCCGAAACGGCCAAGCTGGCGCTGGACGCCACCAACGCCGACGCTTTCGATTTCCTGGACATATACCTGTACGACACTCAAAAGAACGTGATCACCTCCACCGCGGTGGAGGGCCTTATGGAAACCACGTTAACCGATGACGATAAACTCCTGTTTTTCCCCGTTGTGGAAGATGTTACCTTTTCCAAAGTAAAGTTCACCAAAAACAAGGTGCCATACGTTTCCATAGCCGTCCCTTTTTATGACAGGGGCTTGGTGGTGGGTATGCTAATCGGCCATTTGAACCTTAAAAGGCTTTGGTGGTGGATAGACGAGGTGAACACCGGCAGGGTTATGCGTCTCACCATTATTCAGCCGAAAACCGGCGTGATAGTGGCGGACCAGGCCAAAAAGAAGGTAAGCACCACTTACCGCCACTGGCCCCCCAGGGGCAAGTTAAGCAAGGCAAACGCATGGCCCGGAATAATAGTCCACGACGGGAGCGGGTTGAAATACCTTACGTACAACAGGACCTTCGGGTTTCCCCTGGTTCTGGCGATAACTACCGATTTAACCGTTTATGAAGCCAACATAGCCTCCATGCGGATGAACACCGCGGGCATCTGCTTTCTGGCGCTGTTATTATGCCTGCTCGTTACGCTCCGCGTTACCTACAAGCTCATGCGCAACCAGTTGATCATGGAAGACGCCATGAGCATGTACGAAAAACACCAGCTGGAGGCGGACGACCCGTCGCTGGAAAAAGCAGGAGGGCTGGTTAAATCTTTCGGCTCCATGATCCAGAACGTGGACAAGGAGCGCAGGCAGGAAATTATCCAGGAAAGCCTTTCCAACGTTGGCAGGATGACCTCCATTTTGGCGCACGACCTGCGCCATGGCCTGCACGTTATACTGAACGTGGTTTACATGATGGACCAGCTGGACGATTCCCTGAAGGGGATAATAGTAAAAACCGTGCACGACCTTACCACCAAAACCTCGGACATGATGGACTTCATCCGCGCCAACAAGGTGGATCCGCGCCCAACTTCAGTAGGCTCCGTGGCGCTCCAGGCCATGGAAACCGTGAAATACAGCGAACGCGCAAAGGACAGGGACATTTCAATTACGGAAGACGGCAACAGCAAAGTTACAATTGTGCTGGACAGGCAAAGGATGATAGCCGCCCTGGCCAACCTTATGCGCAACTCTGTGGAGGCTGGCGCCAAAAAGGTAACCCTTTCCACAAAACGGATAGGGGATAATATAGAGTTTATAGTGGTGGACGATGGGCCGGGCATACCGTTGGAGTTGCGGGAAAAGGTTTGGTTGCCGTTTTTCAGCACCAAGTCCAAAGGGTTCGGCATAGGCCTGGCGCTGGTGGAAACCGTGGCCCGCGCCCACGGCGGCGAGGCGTATATAGAAACAACCGGGGAAAAGGGTACGGACATAAGGATGTTAATGCCCCTGGTTCCGCCTAAATACCATGGCGCGCTTTACGAGGTGGACGAGCTTGGCGGCCTTTCCGACGAGGCCAGGCTGATGGTGGAATCTGTGGACACCCGGGGAAAAAACATCCGCTGA
- a CDS encoding PilZ domain-containing protein, with product MIFKPGMEISLEGGQTPIKGNVRGWKEGRYVLVERPGQSWNLKVGVQLVGRVFSDGSYYGFTTETLAALQESHLLAIRYPKDMVESSARKHERFEFTWPVTVSRGKEKDDFSMEGAITDISAEGCGFLCDMMFSAGEKAYLSAHLPGGVTIEKLALDVRRGGALGKRYQYGGRFEFNGSAAIRGQLAALMELAHGYIMEAQDEEASASVADAQTPIAIGGRCLVQVGTQKLVTMFRGVSSKHVLTDTPMDQGRPVILARGSVITARFAHGGKVYGYESEVVKQYTTPSCLWALNWPGPLKGVSLRKSDRLSTFIPVEITASLGRLKGAILNLSEGGAKICAEKSLGASGSSCELSFSLPAGEKLGGLQCVARSSRQVAGKTIVGVSFEETDPARLIAVRAFYHDCMQRLI from the coding sequence ATGATATTCAAACCTGGGATGGAAATATCGCTGGAAGGCGGCCAGACGCCCATAAAAGGCAACGTGCGCGGCTGGAAAGAGGGCAGGTATGTTCTTGTGGAGCGGCCCGGGCAGAGTTGGAACCTGAAGGTTGGCGTCCAGCTGGTTGGCAGGGTTTTCAGCGATGGATCATACTACGGGTTCACAACGGAAACGCTGGCGGCCCTGCAGGAAAGCCATCTCCTGGCGATCCGCTACCCTAAAGACATGGTGGAGTCGTCCGCAAGGAAACACGAGCGGTTCGAGTTTACCTGGCCTGTCACGGTGTCCCGCGGCAAGGAAAAAGACGACTTTTCCATGGAAGGGGCTATTACCGACATCAGCGCCGAAGGGTGCGGGTTCCTGTGCGACATGATGTTTAGCGCCGGGGAGAAAGCCTATCTTTCCGCTCATCTGCCAGGCGGCGTCACTATCGAAAAACTGGCGCTGGATGTCCGCAGGGGCGGAGCTTTGGGCAAACGCTACCAATACGGCGGCCGGTTTGAATTCAACGGCTCGGCCGCTATCCGGGGGCAACTGGCCGCTTTAATGGAACTGGCGCACGGCTATATCATGGAAGCGCAGGACGAGGAGGCCTCCGCCAGCGTGGCCGACGCCCAAACCCCAATAGCCATCGGCGGCAGGTGTCTTGTGCAGGTGGGCACGCAGAAACTTGTCACCATGTTCCGGGGGGTCTCGTCCAAACATGTGCTCACGGACACTCCAATGGATCAGGGAAGGCCGGTGATCCTGGCTCGCGGTTCTGTTATCACCGCCAGGTTCGCCCATGGAGGCAAGGTTTACGGCTATGAGTCTGAAGTGGTCAAGCAATACACCACTCCCTCATGCCTGTGGGCGTTAAACTGGCCTGGCCCGCTCAAGGGGGTAAGCCTGCGAAAGAGCGACAGGTTGTCCACATTCATACCCGTGGAGATAACCGCCTCGCTGGGCCGGCTCAAAGGGGCTATTTTGAACCTGAGCGAAGGCGGGGCCAAAATATGCGCGGAAAAATCCCTGGGCGCCTCCGGGTCGTCTTGCGAATTAAGTTTCAGTCTTCCGGCGGGGGAGAAATTGGGCGGCCTTCAGTGCGTGGCGCGAAGCTCCCGCCAGGTGGCGGGGAAAACCATTGTCGGGGTTTCTTTCGAGGAGACCGATCCGGCGCGTTTGATAGCCGTGCGGGCGTTCTACCACGATTGCATGCAAAGGCTGATCTGA
- a CDS encoding DUF3391 domain-containing protein yields the protein MLFEKRRTETPIKRIRAQDLRVGMFIEKLDSSWLSSPLVMSNFKVSSERDIRTLREYDIEHVFIDISKGIDVGDENQALIMPAGPGLLSMFEANLSDFWVDRPVPVDIFRAMGDAPDLLLKSGQVYSKEVETSFVSTGVSSVYIQNSQRPDFSRYVEELNKIKEQKRGEGYSGDFLNPAAVENQLRFMLNYHPINPRAFLPGSAAPCDILAKAEVDVKHLLSRGKVVEPEFISQWVSLDEKVIIRRDDLGAFQLYLGEAGKSADGKVKAAIIRENSKIIVESLAADPKSEKLVGQTKEAVQDLIGMVMENPTTFYAVMKINNFDYYTFTHSVNVSTLSIALGMAAGITSKHDLADLALGAILHDVGKSQVCPNLINKPGALTSEEFTAVASHVTKGYEMVRWNKAISAKALLPLIQHHEKLSGGGYPYGLAGDQIHIFGRIVALIDIYDALTTERSYRKAMKPFDALNIISKALNDYDAALFRLLVSIIHRQAS from the coding sequence ATGCTGTTTGAAAAACGCCGGACAGAAACCCCCATAAAAAGGATAAGGGCGCAGGACTTGCGGGTGGGCATGTTCATCGAAAAACTGGACAGTTCGTGGCTTTCGTCACCCCTTGTCATGTCCAACTTCAAGGTATCTTCGGAGAGGGACATCCGGACTCTCAGGGAATACGACATCGAACACGTCTTCATAGACATCTCCAAGGGTATTGATGTTGGAGATGAAAACCAGGCTCTCATAATGCCAGCCGGGCCCGGGCTGTTGAGCATGTTCGAGGCCAATCTCAGCGATTTCTGGGTGGACCGGCCTGTTCCCGTGGATATATTCAGGGCTATGGGTGATGCGCCGGACCTCCTTTTGAAAAGCGGCCAGGTCTATAGCAAGGAAGTAGAGACGAGTTTCGTTTCTACCGGCGTTTCCTCGGTTTACATACAAAATTCCCAGCGGCCCGATTTCAGCAGGTATGTAGAAGAACTCAATAAGATCAAAGAGCAGAAGCGCGGTGAGGGGTATTCTGGGGATTTCCTTAATCCCGCGGCGGTGGAAAACCAGCTACGGTTCATGCTCAATTATCACCCCATAAATCCCAGAGCGTTCCTTCCCGGCTCCGCCGCGCCATGTGACATATTGGCCAAGGCGGAGGTGGATGTAAAACATCTATTGTCCAGGGGCAAAGTTGTGGAGCCGGAGTTCATCTCCCAATGGGTAAGTCTTGACGAAAAAGTGATAATCCGCCGTGATGATCTGGGCGCGTTCCAGCTATACCTGGGGGAGGCTGGCAAATCCGCTGATGGCAAAGTGAAAGCGGCCATCATCCGGGAAAACTCTAAAATTATAGTTGAATCGCTGGCGGCCGACCCGAAAAGCGAAAAGCTGGTGGGGCAGACCAAGGAGGCGGTGCAAGACCTGATAGGCATGGTGATGGAAAATCCCACCACCTTTTACGCCGTCATGAAGATAAACAATTTCGACTACTACACCTTCACCCATTCAGTGAACGTGTCCACTTTGTCCATAGCTTTGGGCATGGCGGCCGGGATCACCAGCAAGCATGACCTTGCCGACCTGGCCCTGGGCGCCATATTGCATGACGTAGGCAAAAGCCAGGTGTGCCCCAACCTGATAAACAAACCCGGGGCGCTGACCAGCGAGGAGTTTACGGCGGTGGCCAGCCATGTCACCAAGGGGTACGAGATGGTGCGGTGGAACAAGGCGATAAGCGCAAAAGCGCTATTGCCGCTCATCCAGCATCACGAAAAACTCTCCGGGGGAGGCTACCCGTATGGTCTTGCGGGGGACCAGATCCACATCTTCGGGCGGATAGTGGCGCTTATCGACATTTACGACGCTCTCACCACGGAGCGCAGTTACCGCAAGGCCATGAAACCTTTTGACGCGTTGAACATAATCTCAAAAGCGCTTAACGATTACGACGCCGCCCTGTTCAGGTTGCTGGTGAGCATAATCCACAGGCAGGCTTCGTAA
- a CDS encoding diguanylate cyclase produces the protein MNSVAVKAFSGSGHVAGMNTGANQYACLIADCLQKGECLLLVVAGMDGRILHLNHSCQVLTGMKDEEAVGKHFWDLFDTITGGAPQSQGKNWMGLTYPVEMENCHIDSDGRRRFILWKCDAIKDESGGSRCVMMAGLDMTERKRSEKRLYKRMAKLKRRITKSMAIASAGKTWDGKNESLHGLLAERLISVWGKMAAPAPVDVSEDLSELEVLSEELSMASAVFEKSNEAMVITDADGSIRCVNPAFSGVTGYSAGEVIGRGPAILWPERQESNAYHELTEHLVKSLRWQGEALIKRKSGQVFPAWVSVSTIDFETGSGSRSIILISDITERKLKEETERHYAYHDPLTGLPNRRLFYDRLNLELARARRERGLMAVMFIDLDRFKQVNDNYGHETGDKLLIAAAERLTTSLRDTDTISRLGGDEFTVLFPNIHSEEDTAAIAMKIVSEFNEPFVIDGIQIMVTVSAGLSLYPDNGADAETLIKKADDAMFAAKREGRNSYKICSNDVMSLSLASSGLARREV, from the coding sequence ATGAATTCAGTGGCGGTTAAAGCATTCAGCGGCTCAGGCCATGTGGCCGGGATGAACACCGGAGCCAACCAGTACGCCTGCTTGATAGCCGACTGCCTGCAAAAGGGCGAATGTCTCTTGCTTGTCGTGGCGGGGATGGACGGGAGGATCCTCCATCTCAACCACTCCTGCCAGGTTCTCACCGGGATGAAAGATGAGGAGGCGGTGGGCAAGCATTTTTGGGACCTGTTCGATACCATCACCGGCGGCGCGCCGCAATCCCAAGGAAAAAACTGGATGGGGCTTACCTATCCTGTGGAGATGGAGAACTGCCACATAGATAGCGATGGCCGGCGGCGCTTTATCCTTTGGAAATGCGACGCAATAAAGGATGAAAGCGGCGGCTCCAGGTGCGTGATGATGGCCGGCCTGGACATGACCGAGCGCAAGAGGAGCGAAAAACGGCTATACAAGCGGATGGCGAAACTTAAACGCCGGATAACAAAAAGCATGGCCATCGCCAGCGCCGGAAAAACCTGGGATGGGAAAAACGAATCGCTCCACGGTTTGTTGGCCGAACGGCTGATTTCAGTTTGGGGGAAGATGGCGGCTCCGGCGCCGGTGGACGTGTCGGAGGATTTAAGTGAGCTGGAGGTGTTGAGCGAAGAGCTCAGCATGGCCTCGGCGGTTTTCGAGAAGTCCAATGAAGCCATGGTAATCACCGACGCCGACGGGTCAATCCGTTGCGTCAACCCGGCCTTCAGCGGAGTTACCGGATACAGCGCCGGGGAGGTTATAGGCCGCGGCCCCGCCATCCTCTGGCCGGAGCGGCAGGAAAGCAACGCGTATCACGAGCTGACCGAACATTTGGTGAAGAGCCTCCGCTGGCAGGGAGAGGCGTTGATCAAACGCAAAAGCGGCCAGGTCTTCCCCGCGTGGGTCTCCGTCTCCACCATAGATTTTGAGACCGGGAGCGGCTCCAGAAGCATAATCCTGATAAGCGATATCACCGAAAGAAAACTGAAAGAGGAAACCGAGCGGCATTACGCCTATCACGATCCCCTCACCGGCCTGCCCAACCGCCGCCTTTTTTACGACCGGCTCAACCTGGAACTGGCCCGCGCCAGGCGGGAAAGAGGCCTGATGGCGGTGATGTTCATAGACCTGGACCGGTTCAAACAGGTAAATGACAATTACGGGCACGAAACCGGCGATAAACTGCTTATAGCGGCCGCTGAAAGGCTGACAACCTCTCTGAGGGACACAGACACCATCTCGCGCCTTGGCGGGGACGAATTTACGGTGCTCTTTCCGAACATACATTCGGAGGAGGACACCGCGGCTATCGCCATGAAAATCGTAAGCGAATTCAACGAGCCTTTCGTTATCGACGGCATACAGATAATGGTTACGGTAAGCGCCGGCTTGAGCCTTTATCCGGACAACGGCGCCGACGCCGAGACCCTGATAAAAAAAGCCGACGACGCCATGTTCGCCGCCAAACGGGAGGGCAGGAACAGTTACAAGATTTGCTCTAACGATGTCATGAGCCTTTCCCTGGCCTCATCGGGCCTGGCCAGAAGGGAAGTATAG
- a CDS encoding sigma-54-dependent Fis family transcriptional regulator, translating to MGFGVGGDDLVAGATALIVDDDEIILSVFSEVMKKSGLECLTAPTGAQAMDMLGKLKIDVVLADYMMPNMTGLELLQQVRERFGDVPFIILTGYASVDNAVACMRYGAYDYIQKPCDPQRVLTTIQRSLSHFKLSEQNKKLKSQLMDKFSFQNIITNAPAMMEALRLAERVAKTPAVTVAIYGESGVGKEVLARAIHSAGETVENNFVAVNCAGIPANLLESELFGHAKGAFTGADRDRPGKFDAARNGTLLLDEIGDMPLDLQAKLLRTLQERTYERLGSNKPIKAEFRLIVATNRNLQELSRTGDFREDLFHRVNTFPIHLPPLRERQEDIPALCHHFLDQFRSQFGKVLPGISENAMELMVHYPWPGNIRELRNCVERAAILTDDELIQPEHLIINESQGMGNPGTSHVPGAEDGVFRLNLSIPKENISLDSIINNVLLETLTKCGNNKSRAAELLKVDRGIFYRRTS from the coding sequence ATGGGGTTTGGAGTTGGCGGCGATGACCTTGTGGCTGGCGCCACCGCCCTGATTGTGGACGATGACGAGATAATCCTCAGCGTCTTCTCGGAGGTGATGAAAAAGAGCGGGCTGGAATGCCTCACCGCCCCCACAGGCGCCCAGGCCATGGACATGCTGGGCAAGCTGAAGATAGACGTGGTGCTGGCCGACTACATGATGCCCAACATGACCGGGCTCGAGCTTCTCCAGCAGGTGCGGGAGCGGTTCGGCGACGTGCCGTTCATTATCCTCACCGGATACGCGAGTGTGGACAACGCCGTGGCCTGCATGAGATACGGCGCCTACGACTATATCCAGAAGCCGTGCGACCCTCAAAGGGTGCTTACCACCATCCAGCGCTCCCTGAGCCATTTCAAGCTTTCGGAGCAGAACAAAAAGCTGAAAAGCCAGTTAATGGACAAGTTCAGCTTCCAGAACATCATCACCAACGCCCCGGCCATGATGGAGGCACTGCGGCTGGCCGAACGGGTGGCCAAAACCCCGGCGGTAACCGTGGCCATTTACGGGGAAAGCGGCGTGGGCAAAGAGGTGCTGGCCCGGGCCATCCACTCGGCGGGGGAAACGGTGGAAAACAATTTCGTGGCCGTGAACTGCGCCGGTATCCCCGCCAACCTGCTGGAAAGCGAGCTGTTCGGCCACGCCAAGGGGGCGTTCACCGGGGCCGACCGCGACAGGCCCGGCAAGTTTGACGCGGCGCGTAACGGAACCCTTCTGCTGGACGAGATAGGCGACATGCCGCTGGACCTGCAGGCGAAGCTCCTGCGTACCCTTCAGGAGCGCACCTATGAAAGGCTTGGCTCCAACAAACCCATCAAGGCGGAGTTCCGGCTGATAGTGGCCACAAACCGCAACCTGCAAGAGTTGAGCAGGACCGGAGATTTCCGGGAAGACCTGTTCCACCGGGTGAACACGTTCCCCATACACCTGCCCCCGTTGCGGGAGAGGCAGGAAGACATCCCGGCGTTGTGCCATCATTTCCTGGACCAGTTCCGGTCGCAGTTTGGCAAAGTCTTGCCTGGCATATCGGAAAACGCCATGGAGCTTATGGTCCATTACCCCTGGCCTGGCAACATCCGGGAGCTTCGAAATTGCGTTGAACGGGCGGCGATACTCACCGATGACGAGCTGATCCAGCCCGAACACCTGATCATCAATGAATCGCAGGGGATGGGCAACCCGGGGACATCGCATGTCCCCGGCGCGGAGGATGGCGTTTTCCGGCTGAACCTGTCAATCCCCAAAGAAAATATCTCGCTGGACTCCATCATCAACAATGTACTGTTGGAAACTCTTACAAAATGCGGGAATAACAAGTCCCGCGCCGCCGAATTATTGAAGGTGGATAGAGGCATCTTCTACCGCCGCACCTCGTAA
- a CDS encoding TonB-dependent receptor produces MLGRLAAAIILAALPVVFAGPSAHALNGSGNGNGKPADTLYAAVYDDEAVQNLVSILEEKTEIATKTKLNQDHVPGIVTVLRGQDLEAHGVRTVAEALTEAPGMDVLLDNIGSWKLMVRGLSESFSSGAVKIMLNDIPMNMTIAAKANPVLNMPIEQVDRIEIIRGPGSTVHGEYAILGVINVITSDMGQRITGAAGSFSTFSGSGLFSYNDPGRNLQASLNLAGRVTDGADSKAGKDALYEPFYNLGSISNAPGPASENGQFNAAVLKIGAGRLSLTAQALDDGLGEHFGISSSLPEPSSRLADWSKQRMVEAAYEYNHADSLSVKVKAGYGENTEFNDTLLIMPPGGGFYPDGWYYSMFFQESKTSGGVDALWRGINGHEILLGLSVSRIRVLDTWVESNVDLETFTQTDSMVRYQGGSFWINENKTRSAKSVMLQDQAQVGEKLILTIGGRYDDYDDAGNSFNPRLSAVWSIDDTHILKAQYATAYRPATFSELFNALDPATIINPERIETYELGYVYTEEDVVARLTLFYSDIKDLIRNNGYGFENFQGARSYGAEAEFEAKPGQYMKVFGNVSLAHSIDKDTDRELADSTPVISKLGMTLMPAKSVTLSALWRYVGDRARPAGDTRGELPGYNTLDFTGSFFNVGMKGLSLRVGVKNTLDNSIKDPSTIAYLPDGSFVPLYRDDLSIAGRQFWAQASYNF; encoded by the coding sequence ATGTTGGGCCGCCTGGCCGCGGCCATAATTTTGGCGGCCCTGCCGGTAGTCTTTGCCGGTCCTTCCGCCCATGCGCTGAATGGATCGGGCAATGGCAATGGCAAGCCCGCCGATACGCTTTACGCCGCCGTTTACGACGACGAGGCGGTGCAAAACCTGGTTTCCATCCTGGAGGAGAAAACGGAGATAGCCACCAAGACCAAGCTGAACCAGGACCATGTGCCTGGTATCGTGACGGTCTTGAGGGGGCAAGACCTGGAGGCGCACGGCGTTCGCACGGTGGCCGAGGCGCTCACCGAGGCGCCGGGGATGGATGTGCTGTTGGACAACATTGGCTCCTGGAAGCTCATGGTGCGCGGCCTCAGCGAATCTTTCAGCTCCGGGGCCGTGAAAATAATGCTGAACGACATCCCGATGAACATGACCATCGCCGCCAAGGCCAACCCGGTTCTTAACATGCCCATAGAGCAGGTGGACCGTATCGAGATCATCCGCGGGCCGGGCTCCACCGTGCATGGTGAATACGCCATCCTCGGGGTGATAAACGTTATCACCTCAGACATGGGGCAGAGGATAACCGGAGCCGCCGGGAGCTTTTCCACCTTTTCCGGTAGCGGCCTGTTTTCATACAACGATCCCGGGCGAAACCTTCAGGCAAGTCTTAACCTGGCCGGGCGCGTTACCGACGGGGCCGACAGCAAAGCCGGAAAAGACGCGCTGTACGAGCCGTTTTACAACCTGGGCTCAATTTCCAACGCCCCCGGGCCCGCAAGCGAAAACGGCCAGTTCAACGCCGCCGTCCTGAAAATCGGCGCGGGCCGTTTATCATTGACCGCGCAAGCCCTTGACGACGGTTTAGGCGAACATTTCGGAATCTCTTCTTCTTTGCCGGAACCCTCCAGCAGGCTGGCCGATTGGAGTAAACAGCGCATGGTGGAAGCGGCTTATGAATATAACCACGCCGATTCCCTTTCGGTGAAAGTGAAGGCCGGGTATGGCGAGAACACCGAATTTAACGACACCCTGCTAATAATGCCCCCCGGCGGCGGGTTTTATCCCGACGGCTGGTATTACAGCATGTTTTTCCAGGAGTCTAAAACCAGTGGCGGGGTGGATGCCCTTTGGAGAGGCATAAACGGGCATGAGATTTTGCTTGGGCTGTCGGTCAGCCGGATAAGGGTATTGGACACGTGGGTGGAGTCTAACGTGGATCTTGAGACTTTTACCCAAACGGACTCGATGGTTAGATACCAGGGGGGCTCTTTCTGGATAAATGAGAACAAGACCCGCTCTGCCAAGAGCGTTATGTTGCAGGATCAGGCCCAGGTTGGCGAAAAGCTGATTCTTACCATAGGCGGCAGGTATGACGATTATGACGACGCCGGTAACAGCTTCAACCCCCGCTTAAGCGCGGTGTGGAGCATTGACGACACGCACATCCTAAAAGCCCAGTACGCCACGGCCTACCGCCCGGCCACATTCTCCGAGCTCTTTAACGCGCTGGATCCTGCCACCATCATTAATCCGGAACGGATCGAGACTTACGAACTGGGTTACGTTTACACCGAAGAGGATGTAGTGGCCCGGCTGACCCTTTTCTATTCCGACATCAAAGACCTTATAAGGAATAACGGATACGGGTTTGAAAACTTCCAAGGCGCCAGGTCTTACGGGGCGGAGGCGGAGTTTGAGGCGAAACCAGGCCAGTACATGAAAGTTTTCGGCAACGTTTCCCTGGCCCATTCCATAGATAAGGATACGGACAGGGAATTGGCCGATTCCACCCCGGTTATCTCCAAACTGGGGATGACGCTGATGCCCGCCAAAAGCGTTACCCTGTCCGCGCTTTGGCGGTATGTGGGGGACCGGGCCAGGCCCGCCGGGGACACCCGTGGCGAGCTTCCCGGATATAACACCCTGGATTTCACGGGGAGCTTTTTCAACGTGGGGATGAAGGGCCTGAGTTTGAGGGTCGGGGTGAAGAACACCCTGGATAACTCCATCAAAGACCCTTCAACCATAGCTTATTTGCCCGATGGCAGTTTTGTTCCGCTCTATCGTGATGACCTGTCCATCGCGGGCAGGCAGTTCTGGGCACAGGCGTCGTACAACTTTTAA
- a CDS encoding Franean1_4349 family RiPP: MSQESVEHFLGRIITDEEFRLRAKDSLNRAAVDLGFSFTSREIAALASLDVEELEGVARQLDKSIRRSGSIYHEDKRMTSSV, encoded by the coding sequence ATGAGCCAGGAATCGGTGGAACATTTCCTCGGGCGGATAATAACCGACGAGGAATTCAGGCTGAGGGCGAAGGATTCGCTGAACAGGGCCGCCGTGGACTTGGGTTTTTCTTTTACCTCCAGAGAGATCGCGGCGTTAGCCAGCCTGGATGTGGAGGAGTTGGAGGGTGTGGCGCGCCAGTTGGACAAGTCCATAAGAAGAAGCGGCTCCATATATCACGAAGATAAACGGATGACCTCATCAGTGTAG
- a CDS encoding PocR ligand-binding domain-containing protein → MKTAVISHAFRHEGFEAGARTCVRRELSDYVDINRLSRMLNDFCQVTGLMVDVIDRRSGDILVAEGIKSICVHHHKECPMSDLTCKEVSGLSNEGGLAGVMISRCDIDLSTAVSPIFLDGEYLGDIFLGPVLLAPMENEKIAKLAQTFGFDKKQYQRMYGEVNVIRVDELAEALACFREMILAIVTGGGDEKSYASAYHILFKAARYFIKET, encoded by the coding sequence ATGAAAACAGCGGTAATAAGCCATGCTTTCCGGCACGAAGGTTTTGAGGCCGGGGCCCGGACCTGCGTCAGACGTGAGCTTTCAGATTATGTGGACATCAACAGGCTGTCGCGGATGCTCAACGATTTCTGCCAGGTGACAGGATTGATGGTGGATGTGATAGACCGCCGTTCCGGGGACATCCTGGTGGCCGAGGGGATAAAAAGTATCTGTGTCCATCACCACAAGGAATGCCCCATGTCGGACCTGACCTGCAAAGAGGTGTCGGGGCTGAGCAACGAAGGGGGGTTGGCCGGGGTGATGATAAGCCGGTGCGACATAGACCTGTCCACCGCCGTGAGCCCCATTTTCCTGGATGGCGAATACCTGGGCGACATATTTTTAGGGCCGGTGCTTCTGGCCCCCATGGAAAACGAGAAGATAGCCAAGCTGGCGCAGACCTTCGGGTTCGATAAAAAGCAGTACCAGCGCATGTATGGCGAGGTGAACGTCATAAGGGTTGACGAGCTCGCCGAGGCGCTGGCCTGTTTTAGGGAGATGATCCTGGCCATTGTAACCGGCGGCGGGGATGAAAAAAGCTACGCCTCGGCCTACCACATACTGTTCAAGGCCGCCCGTTATTTCATCAAGGAGACCTGA